Proteins encoded in a region of the Tetrapisispora phaffii CBS 4417 chromosome 12, complete genome genome:
- the TPHA0L01630 gene encoding uncharacterized protein (similar to Saccharomyces cerevisiae YPL068C; ancestral locus Anc_8.534): MAREKKTVKKTARITREKKPTVKASKETSKASVKKQSKNLVKKSDKTQSIPESSPTTPILREPIEKHIQYSFKMPSLTSSFKKTSKKSSFNIDSFKDDVKMLEKLVVLQEQQYYKGLDCPKFMGETKYEILRLPSDLSIFKNIITQSTEIINKVDENNNPQNKRNEFLKQKYKDKPTLNVKEMDEITLIDIANLHGIDVSDMNSSIVGNNNNSDKVNIRSISKTLDKSLLKLRDVRYPWPSRSKKKKQGEVTDRHKILAPKNDEKTFNAVPWLS; this comes from the coding sequence ATGGCAAGAGAGAAAAAAACTGTTAAGAAAACTGCACGGATCACCAGGGAAAAGAAACCCACCGTTAAAGCCAGTAAAGAAACATCAAAAGCATCAGTGAAGAAACAGTCTAAAAATCTCGTAAAAAAGTCTGACAAAACTCAATCCATACCGGAGAGTTCACCAACGACGCCTATTCTAAGAGAACCCATCGAGAAGCATATCCAATACAGTTTCAAGATGCCTAGTTTGACTTCTTCATTCAAGAAAACTAGTAAAAAGTCTTCATTCAATATCGATTCATTCAAAGATGATGTTAAAATGTTGGAAAAACTGGTGGTTTTACAAGAGCAACAATATTACAAAGGCTTGGACTGTCCAAAGTTCATGGGTGAAACAAAATACGAAATCCTGCGCTTGCCTAGTGATTTAagcatttttaaaaatataataacacAAAGCAcagaaattataaataaagttgATGAGAACAACAATCCACAGAACAAAAGgaatgaatttttgaaacagAAATACAAAGACAAGCCCACTTTAAATGTTAAAGAGATGGATGAGATCACACTGATAGATATTGCAAATTTACACGGCATAGATGTTAGTGATATGAACAGCTCAATAGTGGGgaacaacaacaattcCGATAAAGTTAATATCAGAAGTATTTCAAAAACGTTGgataaatcattattaaagcTAAGAGATGTAAGGTATCCGTGGCCATCCAGatcaaagaaaaagaagcaGGGTGAAGTTACTGACAGACATAAAATTTTAGCTCCAAAAAATGATGAGAAAACGTTTAACGCTGTTCCTTGGCTCTCTTAA
- the LDH1 gene encoding triacylglycerol lipase (similar to Saccharomyces cerevisiae YBR204C; ancestral locus Anc_8.524), whose protein sequence is METINEACDFRPEIDDSLTMEGIVNEYQALFFNARLMTVVGNDLLVGTKNFQLKFIKEHEQYLDVSNDDKGLSGSVRICHNLKEQSSIDEIYIFIHGLGGSLEQFLPLLKLTDLSNKSFIAVDLPGFGQSEFNDEYNIANYSMSSIIGFLKSQVFSRYLTTNTKIILTGHSMGCYLALHFYQQYKTEYQIQKIVLLAPPNPHETRLDKSNYSTRFIIRTMFSWSWIFDFYRKRFDQSKGLQSSGIKSFFHDISFDIIPENVQNIYLRLLQFSHNIQIKSKSLMGYLYGWDPIDWNKIVKLANEDTNLESVIALCGVNDMITPLEYSRTIINKFKNSNLQIVGTIEIEDCSHNLSFDNPTKVATAFYDNVLKK, encoded by the coding sequence ATGGAGACTATCAACGAGGCATGCGACTTCAGGCCTGAAATAGACGATTCATTGACCATGGAGGGTATTGTCAATGAGTATCAGGCACTTTTTTTCAATGCCAGACTTATGACTGTGGTTGGCAACGATCTACTGGTAGGAACAAagaattttcaattgaaatttataaaagaacATGAGCAATACCTGGATGTGAGTAATGATGATAAGGGGTTGAGTGGGTCCGTAAGGATATGCCATAATTTAAAGGAGCAGAGTAGTATTGAtgagatatatatatttatacacGGTCTAGGCGGAAGTTTAGAACAATTCCTACCATTACTGAAATTGACTGACTTATCAAACAAATCATTCATTGCAGTGGATCTGCCTGGATTTGGGCAAAGTGAGTTCAATGATGAATACAATATTGCTAATTATTCAATGTCAAGTATAATTGGTTTTCTAAAGAGTCAGGTGTTTTCTCGCTACCTAACCActaatacaaaaataattttaacagGACACTCTATGGGTTGTTATCTCGCATTACATTTCTATCAGCAATACAAGACTGAATATCAAATCCAAAAAATAGTATTACTGGCACCACCGAATCCTCACGAGACTAGATTAGATAAGTCAAATTATTCTACTAGGTTTATAATTAGAACAATGTTCAGTTGGTCGTGGATCTTCGATTTTTACAGGAAAAGGTTCGATCAATCAAAAGGCCTTCAATCTTCTGGTATTAAAAGCTTCTTCCATGATATCTCATTTGATATAATACCAGAAAACgtacaaaatatatatctacgGCTATTGCAATTCTCACacaatattcaaattaagAGCAAGTCTTTAATGGGATACTTGTACGGGTGGGATCCAATCGATTGGAACAAGATTGTGAAACTTGCCAATGAAGATACAAATTTAGAGAGTGTGATCGCATTATGTGGCGTTAATGATATGATTACACCTTTAGAATATTCCAgaactattattaataagtttaaaaatagtaatttaCAGATTGTAGGAActattgaaattgaagacTGCTCTCACAATTTATCTTTCGATAATCCCACAAAGGTGGCAACAGCTTTTTACGATAACGTTCTTAAGAAATAA
- the FTH1 gene encoding Fth1p (similar to Saccharomyces cerevisiae FTH1 (YBR207W); ancestral locus Anc_8.521), with the protein MNFEDYFSFQIFFIFLRETLEIVVIISILLTIVRQGLSVDSGSQNTTGLENEVENENNSLTVSKTNTASPVSTTVETSENQPLTFEEEEEVFEHPREFTPSVIANDEHIDNFKLYKKLRIQIISGGMFGLVLCMLIGGTFIAIFYHIGTDLWSVSEHYYEGILSIIASVIISVMGLFFLRMGKLREKFRVKLASMIYSEHGNLLERQAVNDSKNVVNFSEKYAFFILPFITTLREGLEAVVFVGGVGIDQPLSSIPLSMACATFISGIFGVFFFKYSSSLSLKICLVVATCFLYLISAGLFSKGVWQLELQDYVNKCNGQDMSEVGSGPGSYDITRSVWHVNCCNGETDGGWMILTALFGWTNSATYGSVISYNIYWLVLILIIKLLMIEEQKGYIPGIPIKWQMKRIKKRMGIAKASIDLRSNIPSVTSSEPNSANAPSQRKSNDSKTPLISRE; encoded by the coding sequence ATGAACTTTGAGGATTACTTttcatttcaaatattctttattttcttaCGTGAAACTTTGGAAATTGTCGTTATTATATCGATATTACTAACTATTGTTAGACAAGGTTTATCTGTGGATAGCGGATCTCAGAACACCACTGGACTTGAAAATGAAGTTGAGAATGAGAACAACTCATTAACAGTATCTAAAACTAATACAGCATCTCCAGTTAGTACAACTGTTGAAACCTCAGAAAATCAACCTTTGACGTtcgaagaagaagaagaagttttTGAGCACCCAAGAGAATTTACTCCATCTGTGATTGCCAATGACGAACATATAGACAATTTTAAACTATATAAGAAACTcagaattcaaattatctCTGGGGGTATGTTTGGCCTTGTCTTGTGTATGTTGATTGGTGGTACCTTTATTGCAATTTTCTATCATATCGGTACTGATTTATGGAGTGTAAGTGAACATTATTATGAAGGTATATTAAGTATTATTGCATCCGTTATTATATCAGTAATGGGGTTGTTTTTCTTACGTATGGGTAAGTTAAGAGAAAAGTTTAGGGTGAAGTTAGCATCGATGATCTACTCCGAACATggtaatttattagaacGTCAAGCTGTAAATGATTCTAAAAATGTTGTTAACTTTAGCGAAAAGTATGCCTTTTTTATTCTACCATTTATTACGACCTTAAGAGAAGGTTTAGAAGCTGTTGTGTTTGTTGGTGGCGTAGGGATAGATCAACCTCTGTCATCCATTCCTCTTTCAATGGCATGTGCGACATTCATAAGTGGTATTTTTGGTgtctttttctttaaatattcatcctctttatcattaaaaatttgcTTAGTCGTAGCAACCTGTTTCCTATACCTTATTTCAGCTGGTCTATTTTCGAAGGGTGTATGGCAATTGGAATTGCAAGATTATGTGAATAAATGTAACGGCCAAGATATGAGTGAAGTTGGAAGCGGGCCAGGTTCTTACGATATTACAAGATCTGTCTGGCATGTTAATTGTTGCAATGGTGAGACTGATGGGGGTTGGATGATTTTAACTGCACTTTTTGGTTGGACAAATAGTGCTACCTATGGGTCAGTTATTagttataatatttattggtTAGTgttaattttgattattaaaCTATTGATGATTGAAGAACAAAAGGGTTACATTCCCGGCATCCCAATTAAATGGCAAATGAAGAGaattaagaaaagaatGGGCATTGCAAAAGCATCTATCGATCTAAGATCCAACATACCTTCAGTAACCTCTAGCGAACCAAACTCCGCAAATGCCCCTAGTCAGAGAAAGTCAAATGATAGTAAAACTCCATTGATTAGCAGAGAATAA
- the HTC1 gene encoding Htc1p (similar to Saccharomyces cerevisiae YPL067C; ancestral locus Anc_8.533), which translates to MTSGQKSITWQEVKRIVSSMELYHLVRTRAMSEVYRKYREDIKAKGLNFGEILLLKLNWTQDELNYLNDDKYPADNDKIDAAFSNADLYTLRLNDFPYNFESDVHHILIWSKVKLPLYEEDFTESAADKTKIQLPSMNKHMQQKIETFLQINVAGKFGIPKENYVWFVNYSKLQSVRSISHIHLLLKKDDDLITAKIFEENFDPLV; encoded by the coding sequence ATGACGTCGGGTCAAAAAAGCATAACATGGCAAGAGGTCAAACGCATAGTGAGTAGCATGGAACTCTACCATCTCGTAAGAACTCGCGCCATGTCCGAGGTTTATCGCAAATACCGCGAAGATATCAAGGCCAAGGGTCTAAATTTTGGCGAAATTCTACTGTTGAAACTCAATTGGACCCAGGATGAATTGAATTACTTGAACGACGACAAATATCCAGCCGATAACGACAAAATAGACGCTGCATTCAGCAATGCAGATTTGTACACTCTGCGCTTGAACGACTTCCCGTATAATTTCGAATCTGACGTTCATCACATTCTTATATGGTCGAAAGTGAAATTGCCATTATACGAAGAGGACTTCACAGAATCCGCCGCGgataaaacaaaaattcaGTTACCTTCAATGAACAAGCATATGCAACAGAAGATCGAAACATTCTTGCAAATTAATGTCGCCGGCAAGTTTGGGATCCCCAAGGAGAACTATGTGTGGTTTGTAAACTATTCAAAACTGCAAAGTGTCAGATCCATCTCGCATATACATTTGTTATTGAAGAAGGATGATGATTTGATCACAGCAAAGATATTCGAGGAGAACTTCGACCCACTGGTCTGA
- the KTR3 gene encoding mannosyltransferase KTR3 (similar to Saccharomyces cerevisiae KTR3 (YBR205W); ancestral locus Anc_8.523), with the protein MGADDKQKKLVTKPSILFKKYQRQLKFAGASLVVIFVMAYIIAGFMNMNGMLETDSYNFSNNIEKNTQRVSKNDINQYSHISDFEAPDPEIRVRPDDYKMPFTDISQNVIHPEDDGIREKAAMVTLVTNSNLYELTKAIRHVEDRFNNRYHYDWVFLNDEEFTDEFKKVTSALVSGKTKYGLIPTEQWSLPNSIDRDIMRKNMKIMQDKEVLYADSVPYRNMCRYHSGFFWRHPILDDYEFYWRVDHDITIFCNIQYDIFKFLRVNNKKIGFILSVTDYIETIPTLWSTVTSFFADFPQHFNKNNLMNFISNDNGNTYNRCHFWSNFEIGSLEFFRSKAYRDYFDYLDNSGGFFYERWGDAPVHSIAAATMLDKSEIHFFDGLGFHHPNYFSCPVEESIRIQNQCVCDPKIDDTWKEKYFCTKNYFRAANLLIPVGAQSKTF; encoded by the coding sequence ATGGGTGCAGATGATAAACAGAAGAAGTTGGTGACAAAGCCATCAATTTTGTTCAAGAAGTATCAAAGACAGCTTAAATTTGCTGGTGCAAGTTTAGTCGTTATTTTTGTGATGGCATATATCATTGCAGGCTTTATGAATATGAACGGTATGTTGGAAACTGATAGCTATAATTtcagtaataatattgagAAGAATACCCAAAGGGTAtctaaaaatgatataaatcAATACTCACATATTAGTGACTTCGAAGCACCTGATCCGGAGATTCGTGTTAGACCGGATGATTACAAAATGCCATTTACTGATATCTCTCAAAATGTTATTCACCCTGAGGATGATGGGATTAGAGAAAAAGCAGCAATGGTTACTCTGGTGACAAATTCAAACTTGTATGAATTGACTAAGGCAATTAGACACGTTGAAGATAGATTTAATAACAGGTACCATTATGACTGGGTCTTCttaaatgatgaagaattcACGgatgaattcaaaaaagtTACTTCAGCGTTAGTCTCTGGTAAGACCAAGTACGGTTTGATTCCAACAGAACAATGGTCCTTACCAAACTCCATTGATCGTGACATTATgagaaaaaatatgaaaataatgcaaGATAAAGAAGTTTTATATGCTGATTCTGTGCCATACAGAAATATGTGTCGTTACCATTCTGGTTTCTTCTGGAGACATCCGATATTAGATGATTATGAGTTCTATTGGAGAGTCGATCACGATATTACCATCTTTTGCAATATCCaatatgatattttcaaatttttaagaGTCAACAACAAAAAGATTGGTTTCATCTTATCTGTCACAGACTATATCGAAACTATCCCAACTCTCTGGTCTACTGTCACTTCTTTTTTTGCTGACTTCCCACAACATTTcaacaaaaacaatttaatgaatttcaTCTCAAATGATAATGGTAACACCTATAATAGATGTCATTTCTGGTCCAATTTCGAAATTGGTTCGTTAGAATTTTTCAGATCAAAAGCATACAGagattattttgattatcTAGATAACTCGGGTGGATTTTTCTATGAAAGATGGGGTGACGCACCAGTTCATTCTATTGCTGCTGCCACTATGTTAGACAAATCAGAAATCCATTTCTTTGATGGTCTTGGATTCCACCATCCAAATTATTTCTCATGCCCGGTTGAAGAATCGATCAGAATCCAAAATCAATGTGTATGTGATCCAAAGATTGATGATACATGGAAAGAAAAATACTTCTGTACAAAGAATTACTTCAGAGCAGCAAACTTATTGATTCCAGTCGGTGCTCAATCCaaaacattttaa
- the COS111 gene encoding Cos111p (similar to Saccharomyces cerevisiae COS111 (YBR203W); ancestral locus Anc_8.526), with amino-acid sequence MDPVFIRNSDYSKYGTSVYQQLYGEAYNAGAAATAAAGELSRNSSLHPDQELDNDNVTIVSATSKIRQKYKSLIVSSKKFKSNYRQKRSSAHPKKTTGNNNNVIVRRSKPSETYKNIHDLPQEVLIHILTFLYDHPHGSSPSFNETLYFCLYVDKTFYKAAKQLLYYNPHLTSSYRVGQLVTSLRLYPENGKLIKILNLSKLKNGLVSATITTDDAAAVDTEQPVADAEEPQLQNVESQELNTSDGTTFVQVQKEDNTIDIVLATWRDWKHRNDPLYGLATMNSSPLKKINSTASLPPSSLTTTHTNSAPHNSTMTQSTSSTTFQRLRSNSSTSSISNSIISSFTSSLTPMTSILTSTSTGSPNNGLPSSINASQKDPYPKAGSIINKKQWLKYKLKFKNNDTPDIKKPAVKMASVTENVAEIASTADVSEKSTGNSNITSNNVTFAQDESLLKNIIQRHHPRANKFLAKYASYHDLPSGYILHLLNLCPNVTSIDFSNLVVSNDFYIKHVNKNSLINKAHNPSMSKFGHLTNPMCNVGNKNNLHQDSFIPVRSEYNLETVFLTDSSKSYEYFGNNLEKQNSQHTKSYHSPNHLTSNYPLPIDSSTKYREEYRKNVNSISSNYKLEKIKSDEIFQEIIKIESRSQILETIKMNNITWCREYMVKNFVLSLFLKNEDKEIDLSFTKSGLNRRVPWATTGNLRDLVALLILDELNQNDDLAVEDLFNIKKKTQAQRLKYKKADVLEDLVINSTGLFRINFGPGQYANEKFIDCKLTILKSENSTDISIKNVVDEAIGKPYTSLIVSFYAKDNISLVGGSSTQEFKNKPCKKADRITRELLSRIRELCGEELRRSMGENNYLLLN; translated from the coding sequence ATGGATCCCGTTTTCATTAGGAATAGCGACTATTCTAAGTATGGTACCTCCGTGTACCAACAACTGTACGGCGAAGCTTACAATGCCGGTGCAGCTGCGACAGCAGCTGCTGGGGAACTGTCTAGAAATTCGTCGCTACATCCGGATCAAGAACTGGATAACGATAACGTTACTATCGTCTCTGCTACATCAAAAATTAGACAAAAGTATAAGTCGTTGATTGTCTCGTCGAAGAAGTTTAAAAGCAATTATAGGCAGAAAAGAAGCTCTGCTCATCCAAAGAAAACAACTggcaacaacaacaacgtGATTGTGAGGAGAAGTAAGCCGTCGGAAActtacaaaaatattcacGATTTGCCGCAGGAGGTTCTAATACATATCCTTACCTTCTTGTACGATCACCCACATGGGTCGTCTCCATCGTTCAATGAAACACTATATTTTTGTCTTTATGTCGACAAAACTTTTTATAAAGCCGCTAAACAGCTGCTATATTATAACCCACATCTAACGTCTTCTTATCGAGTGGGCCAATTAGTTACATCCTTGAGATTGTACCCGGAGAATGGTAAACTCATTAAGATACTGAATTTGTCaaagttaaaaaatggACTGGTAAGTGCTACTATTACTACAGATGATGCAGCTGCAGTTGATACAGAACAACCAGTAGCTGATGCTGAGGAACCCCAATTGCAAAATGTGGAGTCACAGGAATTAAACACGTCAGATGGAACGACCTTTGTACAAGttcaaaaagaagataataCAATTGATATAGTTTTGGCGACCTGGAGAGACTGGAAACATAGGAATGATCCATTGTATGGTTTAGCTACCATGAACTCTTCACCtttgaagaaaatcaaCTCGACTGCCTCACTACCACCTTCATCCCTTACAACAACACACACCAACTCTGCCCCGCACAATTCAACTATGACTCAATCCACATCTTCAACTACCTTCCAAAGACTACGCTCAAATAGTTCTACAAGTTCTATCTCAAATAGTATTATATCCTCATTCACTAGTTCTTTGACCCCAATGACATCTATATTAACAAGTACCTCCACAGGATCCCCAAATAATGGCTTACCATCAAGCATAAATGCCAGTCAAAAAGATCCGTATCCGAAAGCAGGTAGcataataaataagaaACAATGGTTAAAATATAAGTTAAAATTTAAGAACAATGACACTCCTGACATTAAGAAACCTGCCGTTAAAATGGCATCAGTAACTGAGAACGTCGCTGAGATCGCTTCAACTGCGGATGTGTCTGAAAAAAGTACAGGGAACTCCAACATTACATCCAATAATGTCACATTTGCTCAAGATGAATcactattgaaaaatattatacaAAGACATCATCCTCGTGCCAATAAATTTCTGGCTAAATATGCGTCTTACCATGATTTACCATCAGGCTACATATTGCatctattaaatttatgTCCAAATGTAACTTCGATAGATTTCTCGAATTTGGTGGTCTCGAATGATTTCTACATTAAACATGTTAACAAAAACTCGCTTATCAATAAAGCTCATAACCCTAGTATGTCAAAATTCGGTCATTTGACAAATCCCATGTGCAATGTtggaaataaaaataaccTGCATCAAGATTCATTCATTCCAGTTAGATCAGAGTACAATTTGGAGACAGTATTTCTTACTGATTCTTCAAAGAGTTACGAATATTTTGGAAACAATTTAGAAAAGCAAAACTCCCAACACACGAAAAGCTACCATAGCCCTAATCATCTGACCTCGAACTATCCCCTGCCAATTGATAGCTCTACTAAGTACAGAGAAGAATATAGAAAAAATGTGAACAGCATTAGTAGTAACTACAAGctagaaaaaataaagtcTGATGAGATATTCcaagaaataataaaaatagaatCTAGATCACAAATTTTAGAGACCATTAAGATGAATAACATTACATGGTGCAGAGAATATATGGTCAAGAATTTTGTCctgtcattatttttaaaaaatgaagataaagaaattgatttaaGTTTTACTAAATCAGGCTTAAATAGACGTGTTCCTTGGGCAACCACAGGTAATTTACGTGATTTGGTTGCATTGTTAATTTTAGATGAACTTAATCAAAATGATGACCTAGCTGTTGAAgatttgtttaatattaaaaagaagACGCAAGCTCAGCGActcaaatataaaaaagCTGACGTTTTGGAGGATTTAGTTATTAATAGTACAGGACTGTTTAGGATTAACTTTGGTCCTGGACAGTAtgcaaatgaaaaatttattgattgCAAACttacaattttaaaatcagaAAACTCTACAGATATAtctattaaaaatgtcGTTGATGAAGCAATCGGTAAACCTTACACATCTTTAattgtttcattttatGCCAAAGACAATATATCTTTGGTTGGAGGTTCTTCAACAcaagaatttaaaaataaaccaTGCAAGAAAGCAGATAGAATTACTCGTGAATTGCTTTCAAGAATTCGTGAATTATGCGGCGAAGAGTTGAGGAGAAGCATGGGTGAAAATAATTACTTactattaaattaa
- the MFM1 gene encoding Mfm1p (similar to Saccharomyces cerevisiae LPE10 (YPL060W); ancestral locus Anc_8.522): MIMVVTPSSTNSLLMVASRLVPKNSMSISHTICQLIRRSSYSTDPSALLLQKNLIQKNNSLYNYGVATVRCTIFDDKGNIDVTAEELKREDIVSKYGVLPRDLRKIEKSKKYDLVSSLSVRKNSIILNLLNIRSVIQANKVILFDSVSAGISLDSKAHKDFVNDLRIRLSRDFQTDSLVADNLPYEFRALEAMFISTISNLASEMKVLITVSEGILQDLEYNITKDKLKFLLQQNKKLTVFHRKVLLVRTMIDELLEQDEELCAMYLTDKKDGLLRHEDNHTEIEMLLETYYTHIDEIVQKAGSLISDIKTTEEIINIILDSNRNRLMLLGIQFSIGLLSLGGIIFFGSLYGMNVENFIEETKYGFSLITLISIISTYVLFKHQMKRLNNLQKMSLTETKRKRKLK; encoded by the coding sequence ATGATCATGGTGGTTACACCAAGTAGCACCAATAGCTTGCTAATGGTCGCAAGTAGGTTAGTGCCTAAGAACTCTATGAGTATTTCACATACCATTTGCCAGCTCATACGAAGGTCGTCATACAGCACAGACCCAAGTGCTCTATTGTTACAAAAGaatttgattcaaaaaaataattctcTCTATAATTATGGAGTGGCTACTGTTCGTTGTacaatatttgatgataaaGGTAATATCGATGTAACAGCAGAAGAACTCAAACGTGAAGATATTGTGTCAAAGTATGGTGTATTACCAAGAGATTTACGAAAAATTGAGAAATCCAAGAAGTATGATCTGGTTTCAAGTTTATCGGTGCGAAAGAATAGtattatattgaatttaCTAAATATTAGATCAGTAATACAGGCAAATAAAGTGATACTATTTGATTCGGTAAGTGCTGGCATATCGTTGGACTCGAAAGCACATAAAGATTTTGTCAATGATTTAAGAATCAGACTTTCTAGAGATTTTCAAACTGACAGTCTAGTGGCAGATAACTTACCTTATGAATTTAGAGCTTTAGAAGCTATGTTCATCTctacaatttcaaatttagcTAGTGAAATGAAGGTACTAATAACAGTGAGTGAAGGAATACTACAAGATTTGgaatataatataacaaaGGATAAACTAAAGTTCCTGCttcaacaaaataaaaaactgACAGTATTCCACAGGAAAGTATTACTGGTAAGAACAATGATAGATGAATTGTTAGAACAAGATGAAGAACTATGTGCAATGTACTTGACAGATAAAAAAGATGGTCTTCTACGACACGAGGACAATCATACTGAAATTGAAATGCTTTTAGAGACATATTACACTCACATAGATGAAATTGTACAGAAAGCAGGCAGTTTAATATCTGATATTAAGACAACAgaagaaattataaatatcatattGGATTCGAACAGAAACAGATTAATGTTACTAGGTATACAGTTTAGCATTGGACTATTATCTCTTGGTGGGATTATCTTTTTTGGCTCATTGTATGGTATGAACGTGGAAAATTTTATAGAGGAAACAAAGTATGGATTTTCATTAATCACTCTgatttcaattatttcaaCGTATGTTCTCTTCAAACATCAAATGAAACGATTAAACAATTTACAAAAGATGTCTCTCACAGAAACCAAAAGGAAAcggaaattaaaataa